In one window of Agrobacterium larrymoorei DNA:
- a CDS encoding FixH family protein, with protein MTTENHTKAGFVFTGWHMLTIMVLFFGTVIAVNITMAWNAVTSWSGLVVQNTYVASQQFNGKAEAAKARAASGIVGALKLDGDTIAYEVTHPQKGAVETDAVTLNFRRPVGEKQDFSLVLDKQSPNTFSTHHELAPGDWIVEAIAVKDGKIIVHEGKRTDIAGGVR; from the coding sequence ATGACTACCGAGAACCACACCAAAGCAGGCTTCGTTTTCACCGGCTGGCATATGCTGACAATCATGGTGCTGTTCTTCGGCACGGTGATTGCCGTCAACATCACCATGGCCTGGAACGCCGTGACCAGCTGGAGCGGGCTTGTGGTGCAGAACACCTATGTCGCCAGCCAGCAATTCAACGGCAAGGCGGAAGCGGCTAAGGCCCGTGCGGCAAGTGGAATCGTGGGAGCGCTCAAGCTTGATGGCGATACTATCGCTTACGAGGTGACGCATCCGCAAAAGGGTGCGGTGGAAACGGATGCGGTCACGCTCAATTTCCGCCGCCCGGTGGGCGAGAAGCAGGATTTCTCGCTGGTGCTTGATAAGCAGTCTCCGAACACATTCTCTACGCACCACGAACTTGCGCCGGGCGACTGGATCGTGGAGGCCATTGCCGTGAAGGATGGCAAGATCATCGTGCATGAGGGCAAGAGAACCGACATTGCCGGAGGTGTAAGATGA